One region of Amphiprion ocellaris isolate individual 3 ecotype Okinawa chromosome 9, ASM2253959v1, whole genome shotgun sequence genomic DNA includes:
- the LOC111573138 gene encoding serum amyloid P-component-like isoform X2, with the protein MGKEYSIQNSQPYSQPYAKSHRHQDEVLCAGDAVGMCCKSRRTFTDLNRDHVLFSMAVSSSSNAFLLFWDNTNKEIEPHVKEAKAEFRGFDYKLNMWHSICATWDSKSGLVQLWFDGLPSIKKYVSSGSNIRGRPIIILGQEQDSYGGGFHDKQSFVGMVSDVHMWDYVLSSCEIQRYLNELNFTPGNVLNWAAMELQQIGRVVTEEKFMSCH; encoded by the exons ATGGGGAAGGAATATAGTATACAAAACTCACAACCCTACTCACAGCCGTACGCAAAATCACACAGGCATCAAG ATGAAGTTCTTTGTGCTGGCGATGCTGTGGGCATGTGCTGCAAGTCTCGAAg AACCTTCACAGATCTCAACAGGGACCACGTGCTGTTCTCTATGGCCGTATCTTCTTCTTCTAATGCCTTCCTGCTTTTCTGGGATAACACCAACAAGGAGATTGAGCCACATGTCAAGGAAGCAAAGGCAGAATTCCGAGGGTTTGACTACAAGCTAAACATGTGGCACTCTATCTGCGCAACCTGGGACTCCAAGTCTGGACTAGTGCAGCTGTGGTTTGATGGGCTACCTTCAATTAAGAAGTATGTCAGCTCTGGATCAAACATCAGAGGACGTCCTATCATTATTCTAGGACAG GAGCAGGACAGCTACGGCGGAGGGTTTCACGATAAGCAGTCCTTTGTGGGCATGGTGTCCGACGTCCACATGTGGGACTACGTTCTGTCGTCCTGCGAGATCCAGCGCTATTTGAACGAACTGAACTTCACTCCGGGGAATGTGCTGAACTGGGCGGCGATGGAGCTCCAGCAGATAGGCAGAGTGGTGACAGAAGAAAAATTCATGTCGTGtcactga
- the LOC111573138 gene encoding serum amyloid P-component-like isoform X1, which produces MKFFVLAMLWACAASLEDLTGKMLTFPAESNTAHVKLNSSKDDFSAVTVCHRTFTDLNRDHVLFSMAVSSSSNAFLLFWDNTNKEIEPHVKEAKAEFRGFDYKLNMWHSICATWDSKSGLVQLWFDGLPSIKKYVSSGSNIRGRPIIILGQEQDSYGGGFHDKQSFVGMVSDVHMWDYVLSSCEIQRYLNELNFTPGNVLNWAAMELQQIGRVVTEEKFMSCH; this is translated from the exons ATGAAGTTCTTTGTGCTGGCGATGCTGTGGGCATGTGCTGCAAGTCTCGAAg ATCTGACAGGTAAAATGCTCACCTTCCCAGCAGAAAGCAACACAGCTCACGTAAAGCTGAATTCATCAAAAGACGATTTCAGTGCTGTAACCGTCTGTCACAG AACCTTCACAGATCTCAACAGGGACCACGTGCTGTTCTCTATGGCCGTATCTTCTTCTTCTAATGCCTTCCTGCTTTTCTGGGATAACACCAACAAGGAGATTGAGCCACATGTCAAGGAAGCAAAGGCAGAATTCCGAGGGTTTGACTACAAGCTAAACATGTGGCACTCTATCTGCGCAACCTGGGACTCCAAGTCTGGACTAGTGCAGCTGTGGTTTGATGGGCTACCTTCAATTAAGAAGTATGTCAGCTCTGGATCAAACATCAGAGGACGTCCTATCATTATTCTAGGACAG GAGCAGGACAGCTACGGCGGAGGGTTTCACGATAAGCAGTCCTTTGTGGGCATGGTGTCCGACGTCCACATGTGGGACTACGTTCTGTCGTCCTGCGAGATCCAGCGCTATTTGAACGAACTGAACTTCACTCCGGGGAATGTGCTGAACTGGGCGGCGATGGAGCTCCAGCAGATAGGCAGAGTGGTGACAGAAGAAAAATTCATGTCGTGtcactga